In Onychostoma macrolepis isolate SWU-2019 chromosome 04, ASM1243209v1, whole genome shotgun sequence, one DNA window encodes the following:
- the cand1 gene encoding cullin-associated NEDD8-dissociated protein 1, which produces MASASYHISNLLEKMTSSDKDFRFMATNDLMSELQKDSIKLDDDSERKVVKMILKLLEDKNGEVQNLAVKCLGPLVSKVKEYQVETIVDTLCTNMLSDKEQLRDISSIGLKTVIGELPPASSGSALAASVCKKITGRLTSAIAKQEDVSVQLEALDIMADMLCRQGGLLVNFHPSILSCLLPQLTSPRLAVRKRTIIALGHLVMSCGNLVFVDLIEHLLSELSRNESMSTTRTYIQCIAAISRQAGHRIGEYLEKIIPLVVKFCNVDDDELREYCIQAFESFVRRCPKEVYPHVPTVISICLKYLTYDPNYNYDDEDEDENAMDADGVDEDYQGSDDEYSDDDDMSWKVRRAAAKCLDAVVSTRHEMLPEFYRTVSPALIARFKEREENVKADVFHAYLSLLKQTRPAQSWLCDPDAMEQGETPLTMLQSQVSMIVKALHKQMKEKSVKTRQCCFNMLTELVNVLPGALTQHIPVLIPGIIFSLNDKSSSSNLKIDALSCLYVILCNHQPQVFHPHVQAIVPPVVACVGDPFYKITSEALLVTQQLVKVIRPLDQTDAFDASPYIADLFACTIKRLKAADIDQEVKERAISCMGQIICNLGDSLGADLPGTLHIFLERLKNEITRLTTVKALTLIAGSPLKINLRPILGEAVPILASFLRKNQRALKLSTLAALDILVKNYNDSVTPAMIDAVLAELPPLINESDMHVSQMAISFLTTLARVHPDSLSKISGSILAELIALVRSPLLQGGALSAMLEFFQALVATGTASLGYMDLLRMLTGPVYAQSAALTHKQSYYSIAKCVAALTRACPKEGPAVVGQFIQDVKNSRSTDSIRLLALLSLGEVGHHVDLSGQPELKTVILDAFSSASEEVKSAASYALGSISVGNLPEYLPFVLQEISGQPKRQYLLLHSLKEIISSASVAGLKPYVENVWALLLKHCECTEEGTRNVVAECLGKLTLIDPETLLPRLKGYLLSGSSYARSSVVTAVKFTISDHPQTIDPLLKNCIGDFLKTLEDPDLNVRRVALVTFNSAAHNKPSLIRDLLDTVLPHLYNETKVRKDLIREVEMGPFKHTVDDGLDIRKAAFECMYTLLDSCLDRLDIFEFLNHVEDGLKDHYDIKMLTFLMLARLSSLCPSAVLQRLDRLVEPLRATCTTKVKANSVKQEFEKQDELKRSAMRAVVALLTIPEAEKSPLMSEFQSQISSNPELAAIFDSIQRDSSSANMESMDTS; this is translated from the exons ATGGCGAGTGCCTCGTACCACATCTCTAATCTTTTGGAGAAAATGACATCCAGCGACAAGGATTTCAG ATTCATGGCCACCAATGATTTGATGTCCGAACTGCAGAAGGATTCGATAAAGCTGGATGACGATAGTGAACGGAAGGTAGTTAAAATGATCTTAAAGCTCCTGGAGGACAAGAACGGAGAAGTTCAGAATCTGGCTGTAAAATG TTTGGGCCCACTTGTCAGCAAAGTGAAGGAGTACCAGGTCGAAACCATTGTTGATACATTGTGTACAAACATGTTATCAGATAAGGAGCAGCTTCGAGATATTTCCAGCATCGGCCTCAAGACGGTGATTGGAGAGCTCCCGCCAGCATCCAGTG GCTCTGCTCTTGCTGCTAGCGTTTGCAAAAAGATTACAGGCCGCCTCACAAGTGCCATTGCCAAGCAGGAGGACGTCTCAGTTCAGCTGGAAGCGTTGGACATCATGGCAGACATGCTGTGCAG ACAAGGAGGCCTCTTAGTGAATTTCCATCCTTCCATTCTGAGCTGTCTGCTGCCTCAATTGACAAGCCCTCGCCTGGCAGTGAGAAAGAGGACCATCATCGCCCTGGGACATCTGGTTATGAGCTGTGGAAACCTGGTCTTTGTGGATCTCATCGAGCACTTATTATCCGAGCTCTCACGCAACGAGTCCATGTCAACCACACGCACTTACATCCAGTGTATTGCTGCCATCAGCAGACAAGCTGGCCACAGAATCG GTGAGTACTTAGAGAAGATCATCCCGTTGGTGGTGAAGTTCTGCAATGTTGATGATGATGAACTGAGGGAATATTGCATACAAGCTTTTGAGTCTTTCGTAAGGAG GTGTCCGAAGGAAGTCTACCCACATGTCCCAACAGTCATTAGCATCTGTCTTAAGTATCTGACTTATGACCCCAACTACAACTATGACGACGAGGATGAAGATGAGAATGCAATGGATGCCGACGGTGTAGATGAAGATTATCAAG GAAGTGATGATGAGTACAGTGATGACGACGACATGAGTTGGAAAGTGAGGAGAGCGGCAGCAAAGTGCTTGGATGCCGTGGTGAGCACACGACATGAGATGTTACCAGAGTTCTACCGCACGGTTTCTCCAGCACTCATTGCCCGTTTTAAAGAGCGGGAAGAAAACGTCAAGGCAGATGTGTTCCATGCCTACCTGTCCTTACTCAAGCAAACACGCCCTGCCCAGAGCTGGCTCTGTGACCCGGATGCCATGGAACAGGGAGAAACTCCTCTTACAATGCTTCAAAGTCAG GTGTCCATGATAGTAAAAGCACTGCACAAACAGATGAAGGAGAAAAGTGTTAAGACCCGGCAGTGCTGCTTCAACATGCTGACAGAACTAGTAAACGTGCTGCCAGGGGCCCTGACGCAGCATATTCCTGTTCTCATCCCAG GTatcatattttctctcaacgATAAGTCGAGCTCTTCAAATCTGAAGATAGATGCCCTGTCTTGCTTGTATGTGATCCTGTGCAACCATCAGCCTCAAGTCTTCCACCCCCATGTTCAGGCGATAGTGCCTCCTGTAGTTGCTTGTGTGGGTGATCCCTTTTATAAGATCACATCTGAAGCACTGCTGGTCACCCAGCAGTTGGTCAAAGTCATTAGGCCCCTCGATCAAACCGATGCTTTTGATGCTTCGCCCTACATCGCTGACCTTTTTGCTTGCACCATTAAAAGGCTGAAGGCAGCAGATATCGACCAGGAAGTCAAAGAGCGAGCTATTTCTTGTATGGGGCAAATTATCTGCAACCTTGGTGATAGCCTTGGTGCGGACCTACCAGGCACTCTCCATATCTTCCTAGAGCGACTGAAGAATGAGATAACAAGGCTGACCACTGTCAAAGCTCTCACACTCATCGCCGGTTCGCCGCTAAAGATCAACCTGAGGCCCATCTTGGGTGAGGCTGTTCCCATTCTTGCCTCCTTCCTACGTAAGAACCAGCGAGCGTTGAAACTAAGCACACTGGCTGCATTGGACATTCTGGTTAAGAACTACAACGATAGTGTAACACCGGCCATGATTGATGCTGTACTGGCTGAGCTGCCACCTCTTATCAATGAAAGCGATATGCATGTCTCCCAGATGGCTATCAGTTTCCTCACCACCCTTGCACGAGTCCACCCTGACTCGCTGTCTAAGATAAGTGGCTCCATTTTGGCTGAACTCATAGCTTTGGTTCGTTCGCCGTTGCTGCAAGGTGGTGCTCTTAGCGCCATGCTGGAATTCTTCCAGGCTCTTGTAGCTACGGGAACTGCCAGCTTGGGCTACATGGATCTGCTACGTATGCTAACAGGTCCTGTGTATGCCCAGAGTGCAGCGCTCACCCATAAGCAATCCTACTACTCCATTGCGAAGTGTGTGGCCGCTCTCACCCGAGCTTGTCCTAAAGAGGGCCCTGCAGTGGTGGGACAGTTCATTCAAGATGTGAAGAACTCGCGCTCCACTGACTCCATCCGATTGCTGGCTCTGCTGTCCCTTGGAGAGGTCGGCCATCATGTTGATCTGAGCGGTCAGCCTGAGCTGAAAACGGTCATTCTGGATGCCTTCTCCTCAGCCAGTGAAGAGGTCAAATCGGCAGCTTCATACGCGTTAGGCAGCATCAGCGTGGGGAATCTCCCAGAGTACCTGCCCTTTGTCCTTCAAGAGATCTCTGGCCAACCCAAGCGACAGTACCTGCTGTTGCACTCTCTCAAGGAAATCATCAGCTCTGCCTCGGTGGCAGGGCTTAAACCGTATGTTGAAAATGTGTGGGCTCTGTTGCTCAAACACTGCGAGTGTACAGAAGAGGGCACAAGGAACGTGGTAGCTGAATGTCTGGGAAAGTTAACACTCATCGACCCAGAGACTCTTCTGCCCAGGCTAAAAGGCTATCTCTTATCAG GATCATCTTATGCCAGGAGCTCTGTAGtcacagctgttaaatttacgaTTTCTGATCACCCACAGACAATTGACCCCCTTCTTAAAAACTGCATAG gTGATTTCTTgaaaacattggaagatccagACCTCAATGTACGAAGAGTGGCTCTAGTTACCTTCAACTCTGCAGCTCATAACAAACCTTCTCTAATTCGAGACCTGTTGGACACAGTTCTCCCTCATTTGTACAATGAGACCAAAGTGCGCAAGGATTTAATCAGAGAG GTTGAGATGGGTCCGTTCAAGCACACAGTGGACGATGGTCTGGACATCCGGAAGGCTGCATTTGAATGCATGTACACTCTATTAGACAGTTGCCTTGATAGACTTGACATCTTTGAATTCTTAAACCATGTTGAAGACGGACTTAAGGACCATTACGATATCAAG ATGCTGACGTTCCTCATGCTGGCCAGGTTATCTAGTCTGTGTCCCAGTGCAGTGTTACAGAGGTTGGACAGACTTGTAGAGCCGCTTAGGGCAACATGCACCACAAAG GTAAAAGCCAACTCTGTGAAGCAGGAGTTTGAGAAGCAGGACGAGCTCAAACGATCTGCCATGCGGGCCGTAGTGGCCTTGCTAACCATCCCAGAGGCCGAGAAGAGCCCCCTAATGAGCGAGTTCCAAtctcagatcagctccaaccctgagcTGGCCGCCATATTTGACAGCATCCAGAGGGACTCCTCCAGCGCCAATATGGAATCCATGGACACCAGTTAA
- the si:dkey-39a18.1 gene encoding uncharacterized protein si:dkey-39a18.1 — MGFSGKGFPMDGNGDWPSKKIRKHRSQSPFRDVSPVPSHFSEPASFLQHRDVIASLPCLPGVKGPLRDEDDDDDVRSHKSLPAVMTGLTLQPRDKRSYRHSKNHNISGLPPLISARCSLIVKGTGFKTVPKLPPITKSRSTWKETDPPRPPCRSGCRPDKMEFSSAKPVHALMHPKIVPVGQTSLSFKVHSVQGNGPCLLPAKASGVSPRSRLTFQSPVVQAVYPISPDTMQQMRQTDRACQPLRSVLKKAPNGGVFDCPLAAHLLEPFSGFQEHLCRQILHSPLPYRAALPQVHFPCLQDQVVLLPAHRALYDSLMERTVELCNSQGQKLPKITMTCPTPSPKHLCRTEFRHAA; from the exons ATGGGCTTTTCTGGCAAAGGCTTTCCAATGGATGGGAATGGAGACTG GCCCTCCAAAAAAATCAGGAAACACAGAAGTCAGTCCCCTTTTCGTGATGTTTCACCTGTACCATCGCATTTCTCAGAACCGGCCTCATTCCTGCAACACAGG GATGTAATTGCCAGCCTTCCGTGTCTCCCTGGCGTAAAGGGGCCACTCAGGGATGAAGATGATGACGATGATGTTCGGAGTCATAAGAGCTTGCCAGCGGTAATGACTGGACTAACCCTCCAACCCAGAGACAAGAGGTCATACAGACATTCTAAGAATCACAACATATCCGGTTTACCCCCTCTCATAAGTGCCAG GTGCAGTTTGATTGTAAAAGGCACTGGATTCAAAACTGTCCCCAAACTCCCACCAATCACCAAATCCAGGAGTACTTGGAAGGAAACAGACCCCCCAAGACCACCTTGTAGGTCTGGATGCAG GCCGGACAAAATGGAATTCAGTTCAGCTAAACCTGTTCATGCATTGATGCATCCAAAAATTGTACCTGTCGGGCAGACGTCTCTCTCTTTCAAGGTGCATAGCGTTCAAGGAAATGGGCCCTGCTTGCTTCCTGCCAAAGCCTCTGGAGTGTCCCCGAGATCTCGACTCACTTTCCAAAGTCCTGTAGTGCAGGCAGTGTACCCTATCAGTCCTGACACCATGCAACAGATGAGGCAGACTGACAGAGCGTGCCAGCCCCTGAGGTCTGTGCTGAAAAAAGCACCAAACGGAGGAGTATTTGACTGCCCACTGGCAGCCCACCTGCTGGAGCCATTTTCTGGGTTCCAGGAGCATCTGTGCCGCCAGATCCTACACTCTCCACTGCCTTATCGTGCAGCTCTGCCACAGGTCCACTTTCCTTGTCTCCAGGACCAGGTTGTTCTGTTGCCTGCACACAGGGCCTTGTACGATTCCCTGATGGAACGCACCGTGGAGCTGTGCAACTCCCAAGGACAGAAGCTTCCCAAAATCACCATGACTTGCCCGACGCCTTCTCCAAAACACCTGTGCCGCACAGAATTTCGGCATGCGGCTTAA